One Oscillospiraceae bacterium genomic region harbors:
- a CDS encoding DEAD/DEAH box helicase family protein, protein MPLDAANEYNALKERYPDALVGYEQYGNFEFYGEDARRVSALLGTKILEKETALGKVDVSGFPREQWVWQAMKLWKQGENVYLSGQQEDGSHTQTKYFRKEKYLPVNTLIELDSREFRVDSVNFKQGTVSLQDMTLAKEARYPIFRTEPLEYIRHLYEQADVSMKEAVETMVFTALHHAGVAYEDFSPEQMDVIYSVAESGGELEELLNPDFPPEQMQLIADVQNRTDAISRATAEEVLEPLIQHPMTPAEVNHARRQHNLPLDSGAETEQPAQPKQEPMNFRITDDDLGAGGPKTKYKANVEAIRVLQTLDAEQRQATEEEQEILSRYVGWGGIPQAFDESNAEWSKEYAELQSLLTADEYKEARASTLNAFYTSPTVIKAMYEALGNMGLSKGNVLEPSCGVGNFMGLVPDSMEKIRMYGVELDSISGRIAQQLYQKNKIAVQGFETMQFPDSFFDCVVGNVPFGNYKVPDKRYDRHNFLIHDYFIAKSLDLVRPGGVVAVVTSSGTLDKKDSSVREYLANRADLVGAIRLPNNAFQRNANTSVVADILFLQKRDRAAVERADWVDLGETPEGYSINQYFAQHPEMVLGEITTESTQYGKQETTVKPIEGADLAQQLKEAVSNIHATITEPEISDDELDVQEEPIPADPSVKNFSFTNVDGQIYYRENSFMNKVELPAVTAERVLGMIALRETTRKLLDCQLHDGSDAEVQLLQNELKQQYTAFKAQYGLINSTANKRAFRQDSSYCLLASLEILDEEKNLKRLADIFTKRTIRKPEPVTSVDTPSEALALSIGEKAKVDIPFMVQLCGKAEQEITDELAGAIFRNPVTQQWETSDEYLSGNVREKLATAETFAANHVEYQINVDYLKRVQPKDLDASEIEVRLGANWVKPEYITQFMKEVFKTPNYYAGIDIKATYSEISGAWNISGKSLDRGNPLVTNTYGTMRVNAYKLLEDALNLRDTKIYDTIHDADGDHRVLNKQETMLAQQAQESIREAFKQWIFKDLDRREDLCATYNRIFNAIRPREYDGSHIRFEGMTPEISLMPHQKNAVAHILYGNNTLLAHCVGAGKTFQMIAAGMESRRLALSQKNLYVVPNHLTEQWGADFLRLYPNANVLVATKKDFEPSNRKQFCSRIATGDYDAIVIGHSQFERVPLSPERQKAIVERQIDDITLALADARSEDSRSFTVKQMEKTKKTLEAKLQKLNDQTRKDDVVTFEELGVDRLFVDESHFYKNMFLYTKMRNIAGIAQTDAQKSSDMFAKCQYLDELTGGKGVTFATGTPVSNSMVELYTIMRYLQYDTLQKMGLSHFDDWAASFGETVTAIELSPEGTGYRAKTRFARFFNLPELISLFKESADVQTTDMLNLPVPEAEYINEVLKPSETQEEMVSSFADRAEAVRNGNVNPRFDNMLKITNDGRKLALDQRLMNEMLPDEPESKVNRCVDNAFKVWEESAPDKGTQLIFCDLSTPKADGTFNVYDDVREKLVARGVPREEVAFIHEYNTETKKAELFAKVRAGQVRILMGSTPKLGAGTNIQDRLIALHHLDCPWKPSDLEQQEGRILRQGNRNKQVKIYRYVTENTFDSYMWQILENKQKFISQIMTSKSPVRACDDVDDTALSYAEIKALATGNPYIKEKMDLDIQVSKLKLLKANHTSQIYSLESDIARRYPREITAAKGQIEALKTDMEAAKPLLAQDKDHFAMEISGKVYTERKEAGAAIIEACKALKAAGTEGRIGSYGAFELHSRFDNFDKVFRLSIKGAWNYSMEVGKDPQGNILRVTNALAGIERALPQVERRLETLEQQLAQAKEEAKRPFAQEAELAEKSARLAELNALLNMDEKGGEDALGVDDDAAETEVADKPRQPVNYAGRVAERTADNLRKPSVLAQLHAKQVERSVEPQKFPKRKSHDMEL, encoded by the coding sequence TGGACAGCAGAGAGTTCCGTGTGGATTCGGTCAACTTTAAGCAGGGAACGGTCAGCTTGCAGGACATGACCCTTGCAAAAGAAGCTCGGTATCCGATTTTCCGAACGGAACCGCTGGAGTACATTCGGCATCTGTACGAACAGGCAGATGTGTCGATGAAAGAAGCGGTGGAAACCATGGTCTTTACTGCTCTGCACCATGCAGGTGTAGCGTATGAGGATTTTTCCCCGGAGCAGATGGATGTGATCTATTCGGTGGCAGAATCGGGTGGCGAGTTGGAAGAACTGCTGAATCCCGACTTTCCGCCGGAACAAATGCAGTTGATCGCAGATGTGCAGAACCGAACGGATGCTATCAGCCGTGCAACCGCAGAAGAAGTTCTGGAACCGCTGATCCAGCATCCTATGACTCCGGCAGAGGTCAACCATGCACGGCGGCAGCACAATCTTCCGCTGGACAGCGGAGCAGAAACGGAACAGCCTGCACAGCCCAAACAGGAACCTATGAACTTCCGTATTACGGACGATGATCTCGGCGCAGGAGGGCCGAAAACAAAGTATAAAGCCAATGTGGAAGCCATTCGGGTGCTGCAAACGCTGGATGCAGAGCAGCGGCAGGCCACAGAGGAGGAACAGGAAATCCTTTCCCGGTATGTGGGATGGGGCGGCATTCCGCAGGCGTTTGATGAAAGCAATGCGGAGTGGTCGAAAGAGTATGCCGAACTGCAGTCCCTGCTCACGGCAGATGAGTATAAGGAAGCCCGTGCCAGTACCCTGAATGCGTTTTACACTTCCCCTACGGTCATCAAGGCAATGTATGAAGCTCTGGGCAATATGGGATTGTCCAAAGGCAATGTGCTGGAACCGTCCTGTGGTGTCGGCAATTTCATGGGTTTGGTGCCGGACAGCATGGAAAAGATTCGGATGTACGGTGTGGAGCTGGACAGCATTTCAGGCCGCATTGCACAGCAGTTGTACCAGAAAAATAAGATTGCAGTGCAGGGCTTTGAAACAATGCAGTTCCCGGACAGTTTCTTTGACTGCGTTGTGGGCAATGTGCCGTTCGGCAATTACAAGGTGCCGGACAAGCGGTATGACCGCCACAATTTCCTCATCCACGATTATTTTATCGCCAAGAGCCTTGACCTTGTGCGTCCGGGTGGTGTGGTGGCGGTGGTAACGTCCAGCGGTACACTGGACAAGAAAGATTCCTCTGTCCGTGAATATCTTGCCAACCGTGCCGATCTGGTCGGTGCGATTCGTCTGCCGAACAATGCGTTCCAGCGCAATGCCAACACCAGCGTGGTTGCGGATATTTTGTTCCTGCAAAAGCGTGACCGTGCGGCGGTGGAGCGGGCAGACTGGGTAGACCTTGGCGAAACACCGGAGGGGTACTCCATCAACCAGTATTTTGCACAGCATCCCGAAATGGTGCTGGGCGAGATCACAACTGAAAGCACCCAGTACGGAAAGCAGGAAACTACGGTCAAGCCCATCGAAGGCGCAGACCTTGCCCAGCAGTTGAAAGAAGCGGTCAGCAACATCCATGCCACCATCACGGAGCCGGAAATCTCCGACGATGAACTGGATGTGCAGGAGGAACCGATTCCGGCAGACCCCAGCGTGAAGAATTTCAGCTTCACGAACGTGGACGGGCAGATTTACTACCGTGAAAACTCCTTTATGAACAAGGTGGAACTGCCTGCCGTAACTGCAGAGCGGGTGCTGGGCATGATCGCTCTGCGGGAAACCACCCGGAAGCTGTTGGATTGTCAGCTACACGATGGTTCGGATGCGGAAGTACAGCTTTTGCAGAATGAACTAAAACAGCAGTACACCGCATTTAAGGCGCAGTATGGCCTTATCAACAGCACTGCCAACAAGCGGGCGTTCCGACAGGACAGCAGTTATTGTCTGCTGGCATCGCTGGAAATTCTGGATGAGGAAAAGAATCTCAAACGGCTGGCCGATATTTTCACCAAGCGCACCATCCGCAAGCCGGAGCCTGTTACCTCAGTGGACACACCAAGTGAAGCCCTGGCACTTTCCATTGGAGAGAAAGCAAAGGTGGATATACCGTTTATGGTGCAGCTCTGCGGCAAAGCGGAACAGGAGATCACGGATGAACTGGCAGGTGCGATTTTCCGAAATCCTGTGACACAGCAGTGGGAAACCTCGGATGAATACCTGTCTGGCAACGTTCGTGAAAAACTGGCCACAGCAGAAACCTTTGCAGCGAACCATGTAGAGTATCAGATCAATGTGGATTACCTGAAACGGGTACAGCCCAAAGACCTGGATGCTTCGGAAATCGAAGTGCGGCTGGGTGCAAACTGGGTAAAACCGGAATACATCACGCAGTTTATGAAAGAAGTGTTCAAGACCCCGAACTACTATGCCGGGATTGACATTAAGGCAACTTATTCCGAAATTTCAGGTGCATGGAACATTTCGGGTAAGTCGCTGGATCGCGGCAATCCACTTGTTACCAATACTTACGGAACGATGCGGGTCAATGCCTATAAGCTGCTGGAAGATGCGCTGAACCTTCGTGATACCAAAATCTACGATACGATTCACGATGCGGATGGCGACCATCGTGTGCTAAACAAACAGGAAACCATGCTTGCGCAGCAGGCACAGGAATCCATTCGGGAAGCGTTTAAGCAGTGGATTTTCAAGGATTTAGACCGCCGAGAGGATTTGTGTGCGACCTATAACCGGATTTTCAATGCGATTCGTCCTCGTGAGTACGATGGCAGTCACATCCGCTTTGAGGGCATGACCCCGGAAATCTCTCTGATGCCGCACCAGAAAAATGCTGTGGCGCACATTCTGTACGGCAACAATACGCTGCTGGCCCATTGCGTGGGCGCAGGCAAGACCTTCCAGATGATTGCTGCCGGCATGGAGAGCCGCAGGCTGGCCCTGTCGCAGAAAAATCTTTATGTGGTGCCGAACCACCTCACAGAGCAGTGGGGCGCAGATTTTCTGCGGCTCTATCCCAATGCCAATGTGCTGGTGGCAACGAAAAAAGACTTTGAACCCAGCAATCGAAAGCAGTTCTGCTCCCGGATCGCAACCGGCGATTACGATGCCATCGTGATCGGTCATTCGCAATTTGAACGAGTGCCGCTTTCCCCGGAACGGCAGAAAGCCATTGTGGAGCGTCAAATCGACGATATTACGCTGGCTCTGGCAGATGCCCGGAGTGAGGACAGCCGCAGTTTTACGGTCAAGCAGATGGAAAAAACAAAGAAAACACTGGAAGCAAAGCTGCAAAAGCTGAACGACCAGACGAGAAAGGATGATGTGGTTACATTTGAGGAACTGGGTGTTGACCGTCTGTTTGTGGACGAGTCGCACTTCTATAAAAATATGTTCCTCTACACAAAAATGCGGAACATCGCAGGTATCGCCCAGACCGATGCACAGAAATCCAGCGATATGTTTGCAAAGTGTCAGTATTTGGACGAGTTGACAGGCGGAAAGGGTGTGACCTTTGCAACCGGAACTCCGGTCAGCAATTCGATGGTGGAACTGTACACCATTATGCGTTATCTCCAGTATGACACCCTGCAGAAGATGGGACTGAGCCACTTTGACGATTGGGCGGCATCCTTTGGTGAAACCGTCACGGCAATCGAGCTTTCCCCGGAAGGAACCGGCTACCGTGCGAAAACACGTTTTGCCCGGTTCTTCAATCTGCCGGAACTGATTTCTCTATTCAAAGAGTCCGCAGATGTGCAGACAACAGATATGCTGAACCTGCCTGTGCCGGAAGCAGAGTACATCAACGAAGTGCTGAAGCCCAGCGAAACACAGGAGGAAATGGTAAGTTCCTTTGCAGACCGTGCCGAGGCTGTACGCAACGGTAATGTGAACCCCAGATTCGATAATATGCTCAAAATTACCAACGATGGCCGAAAACTGGCACTCGACCAGCGGCTTATGAACGAGATGCTGCCGGATGAGCCGGAGAGTAAAGTGAATCGCTGTGTGGACAATGCGTTCAAGGTCTGGGAAGAATCTGCGCCGGACAAGGGAACGCAGTTGATCTTCTGTGACTTATCGACACCAAAGGCAGATGGTACATTCAACGTATACGATGATGTGCGGGAGAAGCTGGTGGCGAGAGGTGTTCCCCGTGAAGAAGTGGCGTTCATTCATGAGTATAACACGGAAACCAAAAAGGCGGAGCTTTTTGCAAAGGTGCGCGCCGGACAGGTGCGTATCCTGATGGGGTCTACGCCGAAACTTGGCGCAGGAACCAATATTCAGGATCGGCTGATTGCCCTGCATCATCTGGATTGTCCGTGGAAGCCGTCTGACCTGGAACAGCAGGAGGGACGTATTCTCCGGCAGGGAAACCGGAATAAACAGGTGAAAATCTATCGTTATGTCACTGAAAATACGTTTGATTCGTATATGTGGCAGATTCTGGAAAATAAACAGAAGTTCATCTCGCAGATCATGACGTCCAAATCCCCTGTTCGTGCCTGCGATGATGTAGATGATACAGCCCTCTCCTATGCCGAAATCAAGGCACTGGCAACCGGCAATCCCTACATCAAAGAAAAGATGGATCTGGATATTCAGGTCAGTAAGCTGAAACTGCTGAAAGCCAATCACACCAGTCAGATTTATAGTCTGGAATCCGATATTGCGCGCCGCTATCCGCGAGAAATTACTGCGGCAAAGGGTCAGATCGAAGCCCTGAAAACCGATATGGAAGCGGCAAAACCGCTTCTGGCGCAGGACAAAGACCATTTTGCTATGGAAATCAGCGGCAAGGTGTACACCGAACGCAAGGAAGCAGGTGCAGCCATTATCGAGGCTTGCAAGGCTTTGAAAGCGGCTGGTACCGAGGGCAGGATCGGTAGCTACGGTGCGTTTGAACTGCATTCCCGGTTTGACAACTTCGATAAGGTGTTCCGCTTGTCCATCAAAGGCGCGTGGAACTATTCGATGGAAGTGGGCAAAGACCCGCAGGGCAACATTCTGCGTGTTACCAATGCGCTGGCAGGTATCGAAAGAGCATTGCCGCAGGTGGAACGCAGACTGGAAACCTTGGAACAGCAGTTGGCGCAGGCAAAGGAAGAAGCCAAACGTCCTTTCGCGCAGGAAGCAGAATTGGCCGAAAAATCTGCGCGCCTTGCGGAGCTGAACGCTCTGCTCAACATGGATGAAAAGGGTGGTGAGGATGCGCTGGGCGTGGACGACGATGCTGCCGAAACCGAGGTTGCAGATAAGCCCCGTCAGCCTGTGAACTACGCAGGCCGCGTTGCAGAGCGCACTGCGGACAATTTGCGGAAACCCTCTGTACTGGCACAGCTTCATGCAAAACAGGTAGAACGCAGCGTAGAACCGCAGAAATTCCCGAAGCGGAAAAGTCACGATATGGAACTGTAA
- a CDS encoding DUF3849 domain-containing protein, producing MAVDRKQQMKEITERLEQGVKDIFTSEMYTTYLRTMAKFHNYSFNNTLLIAMQRPDATLVAGFNAWKNKFNRYVKKGEKGIQIIAPAPIKEVEEREKIDKDTGLVVLNENGEPEMERVEYVIPRFRLTTVFDISQTDGEPIPSLEVNELTASVKDYALLTAAIEQVSPVPMRFDEIEGDAKGYYSDADKEICIQVGMGESQTIKTMIHEVAHAMLHNSDFMKQNGEEKDRLTKETEAESIAFTVCSALGIDTSDYSFPYVASWASGKEMKKLKDSMDTIRLTAADFLEKLEATVAERSAERMTAMQYAEKLIVNKEQEKTIFDDEQRNLIVNFAFKLDDRAATEELVNGLAAALVEDDKEEVNRLMYDAQEKIENLPDGMIGLSEMHDYGYRKDDVLPLTKEGAREWHRLGERIYPLFRDGTAGDYASQEGIEQHDGIFGIKADAWDAILLEQREDYAEDEYARPNFPLTVINREQALRLYDEGKQIYLVRISPWPILVTAREEIERGSDTFQIAIADLEQERNMTEQENVLLYGSEKQFGIYQITERDPEHNYRFMGLDYVQKKGMTVSRADYDLIYAAPLTDKDTLDGIYERFNIQRPADFTGHSLSVSDVVALNDGGTVKAYYVDSIGFAELPEFFKEKNMDLRKEKLLDEALQEIEIFDKPGLFSNGRLRDEDVPEGLYRYDLRGSDYDPGQPITVEKTVVVNHAASVLMAEELDLGADRRLELGEDGLNFTGAELTVREFMEEQQQKRNGLIHGDSDHIAVEGHIGTWYAVDETEIGGEKFFLLEHEEHGDMAACVAVNEQGKLVAEDLWNGFDEDFQEAVQKYLSEKWNMPKKEDVVSEIIEKAVPVPDNSTQDYSDVPVYYEPFSYAKENDEVDLYRTSYRLNSECKQAIYEAIADNYDGMYLGDGAVDQVVRQYGMERVGYILANTLRYKNYDDRFSHSNKEWAEQVGTPENNAKIIKFRADWVVTSHSAVLDGFVTMYREKLEKQKELEQPFVKRFYVVENRQAVPLEIKRFGNLDDAISQYQALPNHYMKALGVEKNPDPLPGSLDVLQCRNGLDTIVEDYKTVPGWDNPYIQNHVVQPLQGALAVQDVELAYELPDAYFHIQTCEDGFDYTLYNKDFTERDGGVLETDGDKSVQEAMTELLAEFGCDAAEGKVMDAAELREQADTVAEQQAEALKEKFATERPAPEETLSFYVAECLEFTFAGEFHDHLTMEEALEAYDKIPSERMNADKCIGFCIEEDGGFVGMYELVVNDKVQRENINSVNYFRDDKLVQQAISDMEKLMAARQQSKEQEHSNTKKSVLDALRSLKAKKQEQPAQEQDKPKKAKKKGMEL from the coding sequence ATGGCAGTTGACCGTAAACAGCAGATGAAAGAAATCACGGAACGGTTGGAGCAGGGCGTAAAGGACATTTTTACATCGGAAATGTACACGACATACCTACGCACGATGGCAAAATTCCACAATTACAGCTTCAACAATACGCTGCTGATCGCTATGCAGCGGCCTGATGCCACACTGGTGGCAGGGTTTAACGCATGGAAAAACAAGTTTAACCGCTACGTCAAAAAAGGCGAAAAAGGCATCCAGATCATTGCCCCGGCTCCCATTAAGGAGGTCGAGGAGCGCGAGAAAATCGACAAGGATACGGGTCTGGTTGTGCTGAACGAAAACGGTGAACCGGAAATGGAACGTGTGGAGTATGTGATTCCGAGGTTCCGTTTGACGACCGTTTTTGATATATCGCAGACGGATGGTGAACCGATTCCGTCACTGGAAGTGAACGAACTGACCGCCAGCGTCAAAGACTATGCGCTGCTTACGGCGGCAATCGAGCAGGTATCACCGGTGCCGATGCGGTTTGATGAAATCGAAGGGGATGCCAAAGGCTATTACAGTGATGCAGATAAAGAAATCTGCATTCAGGTCGGCATGGGCGAGAGCCAGACCATAAAGACGATGATCCACGAGGTTGCTCATGCGATGCTGCATAACAGCGATTTCATGAAGCAGAACGGCGAGGAAAAAGACCGGCTTACGAAAGAAACCGAGGCCGAAAGCATTGCATTTACGGTCTGTTCGGCACTTGGTATTGATACGTCCGATTATTCATTTCCTTATGTGGCAAGCTGGGCCAGCGGCAAGGAGATGAAGAAACTGAAAGATTCGATGGATACGATTCGATTGACCGCAGCCGACTTTCTGGAAAAGCTGGAAGCGACAGTCGCGGAAAGGAGCGCAGAGCGCATGACCGCGATGCAGTATGCGGAAAAGCTGATTGTCAATAAGGAGCAGGAAAAAACGATTTTTGATGATGAGCAGCGAAATCTCATCGTGAATTTTGCCTTCAAACTGGATGACCGGGCAGCAACGGAAGAACTGGTGAATGGTTTGGCGGCTGCACTGGTCGAGGATGACAAAGAAGAAGTCAACCGTCTGATGTACGATGCGCAGGAGAAAATCGAAAATCTCCCGGATGGGATGATTGGTCTTTCCGAAATGCACGACTACGGCTACCGGAAAGATGATGTGCTGCCGCTGACGAAAGAAGGCGCACGGGAATGGCATCGGCTGGGTGAGAGAATCTATCCGCTGTTCCGTGATGGCACGGCAGGTGATTATGCAAGCCAGGAGGGAATCGAGCAGCACGATGGCATTTTCGGCATTAAGGCAGACGCATGGGATGCGATTTTGCTGGAACAGCGGGAAGATTATGCAGAGGACGAGTATGCGCGCCCGAATTTTCCGCTGACAGTAATAAACCGTGAACAGGCTCTGCGGCTGTATGACGAAGGTAAGCAGATTTATCTCGTCCGCATCAGCCCGTGGCCCATTCTTGTCACGGCACGAGAGGAAATCGAGCGCGGAAGTGATACATTCCAGATTGCAATAGCAGATTTGGAACAGGAGCGGAACATGACAGAACAGGAAAATGTGCTGCTGTATGGCAGCGAAAAGCAGTTTGGCATTTATCAGATCACAGAGCGTGACCCGGAACATAACTATCGTTTCATGGGGCTGGACTATGTGCAGAAGAAAGGCATGACGGTTTCCCGTGCAGATTATGACCTGATCTATGCCGCACCGCTTACGGACAAGGATACGCTGGATGGCATTTATGAACGGTTCAATATCCAGCGTCCGGCAGACTTTACAGGGCATTCGCTGTCGGTCAGTGACGTGGTGGCACTCAATGATGGCGGTACAGTCAAAGCCTACTATGTGGACAGCATCGGATTTGCTGAACTGCCGGAATTTTTCAAGGAAAAGAATATGGATTTGCGGAAAGAGAAACTTTTGGACGAAGCATTGCAGGAAATCGAAATCTTTGATAAGCCTGGTCTTTTCAGCAATGGCCGACTGCGGGATGAAGATGTGCCGGAGGGTCTATATCGCTATGATCTGCGCGGCTCAGACTATGACCCCGGCCAGCCTATTACGGTGGAGAAAACTGTGGTGGTGAACCATGCGGCTTCTGTCCTGATGGCCGAAGAACTTGACCTTGGCGCAGACAGGCGGCTGGAACTTGGTGAAGATGGACTGAACTTCACTGGTGCAGAACTGACCGTGCGAGAGTTCATGGAGGAACAGCAGCAGAAAAGAAATGGACTGATTCACGGCGATTCCGACCACATCGCAGTCGAGGGGCATATCGGCACATGGTATGCTGTTGATGAAACGGAAATCGGCGGCGAGAAGTTCTTCCTGCTGGAACATGAGGAACACGGTGACATGGCGGCCTGCGTTGCAGTCAATGAGCAGGGCAAGCTGGTGGCAGAGGATTTGTGGAACGGCTTCGATGAAGATTTTCAGGAGGCCGTGCAGAAATATCTCTCTGAAAAATGGAATATGCCGAAAAAAGAAGATGTGGTGTCAGAGATCATTGAAAAGGCTGTGCCTGTGCCGGACAACAGCACACAGGACTATTCAGATGTGCCGGTCTACTATGAGCCGTTCAGCTATGCCAAAGAAAATGATGAGGTGGATTTATACCGCACATCCTATCGGCTGAACAGTGAGTGCAAGCAGGCAATCTATGAAGCGATTGCGGACAATTATGACGGAATGTACCTTGGCGATGGTGCAGTCGATCAGGTGGTGCGGCAGTACGGTATGGAGCGCGTGGGCTACATTCTTGCGAATACCTTGCGCTACAAAAACTATGATGACCGCTTTTCTCACAGCAATAAGGAATGGGCGGAGCAGGTCGGCACTCCGGAGAATAACGCGAAAATCATTAAATTTCGAGCAGATTGGGTGGTTACCAGCCATTCGGCTGTACTGGATGGCTTTGTGACGATGTACCGAGAGAAACTTGAGAAGCAGAAGGAATTAGAACAGCCATTCGTAAAGCGATTCTATGTGGTTGAGAACCGGCAGGCTGTTCCGCTTGAAATTAAGCGGTTTGGCAATCTGGATGATGCAATATCGCAGTATCAGGCACTTCCAAACCATTACATGAAAGCCTTGGGTGTGGAGAAAAATCCTGATCCGCTGCCTGGTTCACTGGATGTTTTGCAGTGCAGAAACGGCCTTGACACCATTGTGGAGGACTACAAAACGGTTCCGGGCTGGGATAACCCGTATATCCAGAATCATGTTGTCCAGCCGTTGCAGGGGGCCTTAGCCGTGCAGGATGTGGAACTGGCCTACGAATTGCCGGATGCCTATTTTCACATCCAGACCTGTGAGGACGGTTTCGACTATACCTTATATAATAAGGACTTCACGGAACGGGATGGCGGTGTCCTTGAAACAGATGGAGATAAGTCTGTGCAGGAGGCTATGACGGAGCTGCTGGCAGAGTTCGGCTGCGATGCGGCAGAGGGTAAAGTTATGGACGCGGCAGAACTACGGGAACAAGCCGATACGGTGGCTGAACAGCAGGCAGAGGCTTTGAAAGAAAAATTCGCTACAGAAAGACCCGCGCCGGAGGAAACGCTCAGCTTTTATGTTGCGGAGTGCTTGGAGTTCACGTTTGCGGGAGAGTTCCACGATCATCTGACAATGGAAGAAGCCTTGGAAGCCTACGACAAGATTCCGTCCGAACGGATGAACGCTGACAAGTGCATTGGATTCTGCATCGAGGAAGATGGCGGCTTTGTTGGAATGTATGAGTTGGTCGTGAACGATAAAGTGCAGCGCGAGAACATCAATTCCGTCAACTATTTCAGGGATGATAAGCTGGTGCAGCAGGCGATCTCCGATATGGAAAAACTGATGGCGGCACGGCAGCAGAGTAAAGAACAGGAACACAGTAACACGAAAAAGTCTGTTCTGGATGCCCTGCGCAGTCTGAAAGCTAAAAAGCAGGAGCAGCCTGCACAGGAACAGGATAAGCCGAAGAAAGCGAAAAAGAAAGGGATGGAGTTATGA